The following is a genomic window from Sulfitobacter pontiacus.
GGTGTGCAGGGGTTTGAGCGCTCTATATAGGGATTTTTCCCTAAATCAAAAGGAAACGCCGCATTGCTGGGCCGGGCTGAGTGCATAGCTTCGCCCGACATGGCCGCTTTATCGACCAAACCCTTGGTATGAAAAAGCCCCGCCAATGGCAGGGCTTTGCGATCAGTTCAGGCGGAAAAACCTAGCCGCCGCAGCGTTTGGCCGCATCTTCAACCGCAGCTGTGAACCCCAGAAGCGAGAACGTGTCCTCGGTCTGTGTCCCTCGCCCGGAACGGCCCGTAAGCTTGGCATCCGCGCCACGTTTCATCGCGGCGATGATCTTGTTGTCGTCCTCGGTGGTCGCAGGCCAGGCCCATTCGCCTTCGGTAAACAGCTCGAACGTGGTGCCGCCGATGTTCATGTTGACCGTCGACCCCGACGCAAAGGGATAGCCGCCGGTAAAGGCCACCTGCCCCTTGGCCCCTGCGCTTGGACGGTAAAAGACCATCAGCAGGGTCTGGCCACGGTTCACCGCCACAACGCGACCATCGCGGGAGTTTACAGATTCTTTCGGCGTGGAGACGCCCCAGCATTCGGTCGGGTTGTCTTCGACGAATACGCTCCAGTCCGTCTCTGCTGCCACGCGGTTCGTGCTTTGCGCTTGCGCGAAAACGCTGCCTGCGCTCAGACCCGCCAGCGCCGCCGCAAAACCAATCGTCCTAAAGTTCATCATCTACCTGGGCCTCCAGCCGCCATTAACCTCAACATCACAACAATTCCCCAATGGCAGCCCTTCGGGAGGCGCTCTTGATCAAAGGAACTGTATTTCTCTCGTCAACAAGCATAATAACGGCAAACAGGCGACACACGAAACCCTGATTGGCAGGAATTCGCCAACGAAAAGGATAATTCATGACCCAAGCAGCCCCCTTTGCCGAAATCTGGCGTGGTCCGTTTCTGGAAAGCGTGCATTCGGGTCATGCGGTGGTCTGTGACAGCAGCGGTCAGATCCTGCAGGCTTGGGGCGATCCCGACACGGTGATCCTGCCGCGCTCCTCTGCCAAGATGATCCAGGCGCTGCCCCTGATCCAGTCCGGTGCCGCCGATGCCTATGGCCTTGGGCCCCAACATCTGGCGCTGGCCTGCGCGTCCCATCAGGCGGCGGATTTGCATGTGGGCATCATCTCTGACTGGCTCAAGACATTGGGGCTGGACGACAGCGCCTTTCGCTGCGGCACGGCACTTCCCGGGGACGAGGCCGCCCGCAATGCACTGGTGTGTTCCGGCACGCAGCCTTGCCAGATCCACCATGAATGTTCCGGCAAACACGCAGGGTTCCTGACCGTAAACACCCATATGGGCGGCGGCTCGGATTACGAAAAGCCGGACCACCCCGTGCAACGCGCCTGTCTCGAGGCGTTCGAGCGTGTGACCGGCACCACCTCGCCCGGCTTCGGGATCGACGGCTGCTCTGTCCCGAATTTTGCAACCACGCTACACGGTATGGCCCGCGCCATGGCGCATTTCGCCGCTGCTCCTGATGGGTCGGCCGAGGCGCGGCTGCATCAGGCCATGCGCCTGCACCCCGACCTTGTCGCCGGCGAGACCCGCGCCTGCACCAATCTGATGCGCGCGATGAACGGCAAGGTCGCGCTCAAAACCGGGGCCGAGGGGTTCTTCATCGCGATCCTGCCGGATCAGAACATCGGCGTGGCTCTCAAGGCGGCCTGTGGCACCAAACGCGCGGCCGAATGCGTGATCACCTCGATCCTGGTCAAACTCGGCGCGCTCGACCCGAACCACCCCGAAGCGTTGAAATACCGCAATGCCCCGATAGAAAACCGGCGCGGCATCATTACGGGCACGCTCAAACCTGCCGCTGGCTTTGCGTAACGCCGCTTCCAAATGGTTAAAAATCCCGGGGTATGGAGCAGCGCCCCATGCAGCTTGCGCGCCTAGATGACGAATTCGTCCTTGGCGTACCCCTGCACATAAAGCAGCGCCGTCAGGTCGCCAAAGTTGATCCGCACGTCACATTCCGCCGCCACGGCGGGCTTGGCGTGCAGCGCCACGCCCATGCCCGCGCGCGCCAGCATGCCCAGATCGTTTGCCCCGTCGCCCACGGCAATCACGTCGTCCTCTGACAGCCCCAGCCGCGCGGTGATCTGTTCCAGCGCATCGACCTTGGCCTGTTTGCCCAGGATCGGCACGCCGACGTCG
Proteins encoded in this region:
- a CDS encoding invasion associated locus B family protein, with protein sequence MMNFRTIGFAAALAGLSAGSVFAQAQSTNRVAAETDWSVFVEDNPTECWGVSTPKESVNSRDGRVVAVNRGQTLLMVFYRPSAGAKGQVAFTGGYPFASGSTVNMNIGGTTFELFTEGEWAWPATTEDDNKIIAAMKRGADAKLTGRSGRGTQTEDTFSLLGFTAAVEDAAKRCGG
- a CDS encoding asparaginase, whose product is MTQAAPFAEIWRGPFLESVHSGHAVVCDSSGQILQAWGDPDTVILPRSSAKMIQALPLIQSGAADAYGLGPQHLALACASHQAADLHVGIISDWLKTLGLDDSAFRCGTALPGDEAARNALVCSGTQPCQIHHECSGKHAGFLTVNTHMGGGSDYEKPDHPVQRACLEAFERVTGTTSPGFGIDGCSVPNFATTLHGMARAMAHFAAAPDGSAEARLHQAMRLHPDLVAGETRACTNLMRAMNGKVALKTGAEGFFIAILPDQNIGVALKAACGTKRAAECVITSILVKLGALDPNHPEALKYRNAPIENRRGIITGTLKPAAGFA